The proteins below come from a single Ovis aries strain OAR_USU_Benz2616 breed Rambouillet chromosome 18, ARS-UI_Ramb_v3.0, whole genome shotgun sequence genomic window:
- the MAGEL2 gene encoding MAGE-like protein 2: MSQLSKNLGDPSPPEEAPKPAVYSRPTVLMRAPPASSRAPPVPWDPPPIDLQASLAAWQAPQPAWEAPQGQPPAPVAPMSQPPSLGGPMVQAPPLGGPMGKPPTPGVLMIHPPPPGAPLAQPPTPGVLMMHPSAPGAPMAHPPPPGTPMAHPPPPGTPMVHPPPPGTPMAHPPPPGTPMAHPPPPPATPMAHPPPPGTPMAQPPAPGVLIPQPLTPGVLMVQPPAPGAPIAQPPPPAPLMAQPPPLGAPMAKPPGPGVLMIHPAGSRPPITQPPATGAPIVQPPAPAPPAQPMASWAPQAQPLILQIQSQVIRAPPPVPQGPQAPPAQLATPPGWQSTSPGWQAPPQGWPATPLGWSTTQVTWPGPTIAWQAPLSVRPGPPPIRPGPPPIRPGPPPIRQAPPPIRQAPPLIRQAPPPIRPAPQVLATPPPLWQALPPPPPLRQAPQTRLPTPQLRAAPPIRAAPQVPTAPPAPQMPTAPPAVPQAPPTVMPAPLPVPLSAPQAVHCPPIIWQAPKGQPPAPQEMPTSMEFQEVQQAQASLAWQAPKAQGQFWQSLTTQEAQRQGPPLVQLEQPFQGAPASQKALQIQLPTQQAQLSGSQAELPSMQLQPSWQGPPAALQGQPGAPLAGANFPMGSAKSLMTPSGESRASSIDRRTSSKDRRTSSKERKAPPKDRMIFGGTFCAPRAMPPAGAHLPTPWKNLPATSETFNATARVFPSTSQFQPASSNAFKGPSAISEAPRSLPFTLQDTFACIEALPAIPWVPQPNANSSKASKAGPSILMATAAAPQVMAITQEASKTSAEPPRRSGKATRKKKHLNTEEGDSSGKMLNMCHWQAPRRWENLDLNDWEVQTPIQFLCDWEGPSTSRILSGWEGLSTSQILSGWEGPSTSWALSAWEGPSTSRALGFWESPVSPPSLIISELPTLAQGFGATQYDPKLETQPLSPLDERANALVQFLLVKDQAKVPIKRSEMVKFIIREYKDECLEIISRASHKLECVFGYQLKEIDPQNHSYILINKGRKGDTGTSSLDRPKIGLLMVVLSLIFMKGNCVREDLIFTFLCKLGLNIRETHGLFGNTKKLITEVFVREKYLEYRRIPFTEPEEHEFLWGPRAFLETSKMIVLKFLARLYKKDPRCWPYQYYEALAECESEDLDEDESGPDDKTDDPTSSPPPH; the protein is encoded by the coding sequence ATGTCGCAGCTAAGTAAGAATCTGGGAGATCCGAGTCCCCCGGAGGAGGCCCCTAAGCCCGCGGTCTATAGCCGCCCTACGGTTCTGATGCGGGCTCCGCCCGCCTCCTCGCGGGCCCCTCCAGTCCCTTGGGACCCACCTCCGATTGATTTGCAGGCTTCACTGGCCGCTTGGCAGGCACCGCAGCCTGCTTGGGAGGCTCCGCAGGGCCAGCCGCCTGCCCCCGTGGCACCCATGTCCCAGCCTCCATCCCTAGGGGGCCCGATGGTCCAGGCTCCCCCTTTGGGGGGCCCGATGGGCAAGCCTCCGACTCCCGGAGTCTTGATGATCCATCCTCCCCCTCCGGGAGCCCCGCTGGCCCAGCCTCCAACTCCGGGGGTCCTGATGATGCATCCTTCGGCTCCCGGAGCCCCCATGGCACATCCTCCTCCTCCGGGGACCCCGATGGCACATCCTCCTCCTCCCGGGACCCCGATGGTGCACCCTCCTCCTCCGGGGACTCCAATGGCGCACCCTCCTCCTCCGGGGACCCCGATGGCGCACCCTCCTCCTCCGCCGGCGACCCCAATGGCCCATCCTCCCCCTCCGGGGACCCCGATGGCGCAGCCTCCAGCTCCGGGAGTCCTGATTCCCCAGCCTCTGACTCCGGGAGTCCTGATGGTTCAGCCTCCTGCTCCGGGAGCTCCGATAGCCCAGCCTCCACCTCCGGCACCCCTGatggcccagcctcctcctctaGGAGCTCCGATGGCCAAGCCTCCAGGTCCTGGAGTCCTGATGATCCATCCTGCAGGCTCGAGACCTCCGATCACCCAGCCTCCAGCGACAGGAGCCCCGATAGTTCAGCCGCCAGCGCCGGCACCACCTGCCCAGCCTATGGCTTCCTGGGCCCCACAGGCTCAGCCTCTGATCCTGCAGATCCAGTCACAGGTTATAAGGGCTCCTCCGCCGGTTCCCCAGGGCCCGCAGGCCCCACCGGCGCAGCTGGCCACTCCCCCGGGCTGGCAGTCCACCTCTCCGGGATGGCAGGCCCCACCACAAGGCTGGCCGGCCACACCCTTGGGCTGGTCGACCACACAGGTCACCTGGCCTGGTCCGACAATTGCTTGGCAGGCACCTCTATCTGTGCGCCCTGGGCCACCACCCATCCGCCCTGGCCCACCGCCCATCCGCCCGGGCCCACCACCCATTCGCCAGGCCCCACCCCCAATACGCCAGGCACCGCCACTGATCCGCCAGGCACCGCCACCCATCCGCCCTGCCCCGCAGGTGCTGGCCACCCCGCCACCTCTCTGGCAGGCCCTGCCACCCCCACCACCGCTGCGGCAGGCCCCACAAACTCGACTGCCTACCCCGCAGTTGAGAGCGGCCCCGCCAATTCGGGCGGCCCCCCAGGTGCCAACAGCCCCTCCAGCACCGCAGATGCCGACCGCACCTCCTGCTGTCCCGCAGGCACCTCCGACTGTGATGCCGGCCCCTCTACCGGTCCCACTGTCGGCCCCTCAGGCTGTGCACTGCCCACCCATTATCTGGCAGGCACCGAAAGGCCAGCCTCCAGCGCCGCAGGAGATGCCAACGTCCATGGAGTTCCAGGAAGTGCAGCAAGCCCAGGCCAGCCTGGCCTGGCAGGCTCCGAAAGCTCAGGGGCAATTCTGGCAGTCCCTGACCACCCAGGAGGCCCAGAGGCAGGGCCCACCACTGGTTCAGCTGGAGCAGCCCTTTCAGGGGGCCCCCGCCTCCCAAAAGGCCCTTCAAATCCAACTACCCACCCAGCAGGCTCAGCTCTCGGGTTCGCAGGCAGAGCTGCCATCCATGCAACTCCAGCCCTCCTGGCAGGGCCCCCCTGCAGCCCTGCAGGGCCAACCTGGAGCCCCCTTAGCAGGGGCAAATTTTCCCATGGGCTCTGCTAAATCATTGATGACTCCATCAGGAGAATCTAGGGCTTCTTCTATAGACCGAAGGACCTCTTCAAAAGATCGTAGGACCTCTTCAAAGGAACGCAAAGCTCCTCCAAAAGACCGGATGATCTTCGGTGGCACTTTCTGTGCTCCCAGGGCAATGCCACCTGCTGGAGCACACCTGCCGACTCCCTGGAAAAACTTGCCTGCCACTTCTGAGACCTTTAATGCCACTGCAAGGGTCTTTCCATCTACCTCCCAGTTCCAGCCTGCCTCTTCTAATGCCTTCAAGGGCCCATCTGCCATCTCAGAGGCCCCAAGGTCACTGCCATTTACTCTGCAGGATACGTTTGCCTGCATTGAGGCCCTGCCTGCAATCCCATGGGTTCCACAGCCCAATGCGAATTCCTCAAAGGCGTCCAAGGCAGGACCCAGTATCCTGATGGCAACCGCAGCTGCCCCACAAGTGATGGCCATCACTCAAGAGGCCTCAAAGACCTCTGCTGAGCCACCACGTCGCTCAGGCAAGGCCACCCGGAAGAagaagcatctgaatacagaagAGGGGGATAGCAGCGGCAAGATGCTGAACATGTGTCACTGGCAGGCACCCAGGCGCTGGGAAAATCTAGACTTGAATGACTGGGAGGTACAAACCCCCATCCAATTCCTGTGTGACTGGGAGGGCCCAAGCACCTCCCGAATCCTGAGTGGCTGGGAGGGCCTGAGTACCTCCCAGATCCTGAGTGGCTGGGAAGGGCCTAGTACTTCTTGGGCCCTGAGTGCCTGGGAGGGGCCGAGCACCTCAAGGGCCCTGGGTTTCTGGGAAAGCCCAGTTAGCCCTCCGTCCTTGATCATCTCTGAGCTCCCTACTCTTGCTCAGGGATTTGGTGCCACCCAATATGATCCCAAGCTGGAGACTCAACCGCTGTCTCCCTTGGATGAGCGAGCAAATGCACTGGTGCAGTTCCTCTTGGTTAAGGACCAAGCCAAGGTGCCCATTAAGCGCTCAGAGATGGTGAAATTCATCATCCGTGAATATAAAGATGAGTGCTTAGAAATTATCAGCCGGGCCAGCCACAAGCTGGAGTGTGTTTTTGGTTATCAGTTGAAGGAAATTGATCCCCAAAACCACTCTTATATTCTCATCAACAAGGGTCGAAAGGGTGACACAGGTACATCCTCTTTGGACAGGCCCAAGATAGGCCTCCTGATGGTGGTTCTGAGCCTCATCTTTATGAAAGGCAATTGTGTCAGGGAGGAtctaatttttacttttctgtgcaAATTAGGGCTGAATATCCGGGAGACACATGGTCTTTTCGGAAATACAAAGAAGCTCATCACCGAAGTGTTTGTAAGGGAGAAGTACCTGGAATACAGGCGAATCCCCTTTACTGAGCCAGAGGAGCATGAGTTCCTCTGGGGCCCCCGAGCATTCCTTGAAACCAGCAAGATGATTGTCCTGAAGTTTTTGGCCAGGCTGTATAAGAAAGATCCACGGTGCTGGCCATACCAGTACTATGAAGCACTGGCAGAATGTGAGTCTGAAGATCTGGATGAGGATGAGTCTGGCCCTGATGATAAAACCGACGACCCCACCAGCAGCCCCCCTCCCCATTAA